One part of the candidate division WOR-3 bacterium genome encodes these proteins:
- a CDS encoding T9SS type A sorting domain-containing protein — protein sequence MGSGREIESSYRVQTENNRTSIVVRNLNPGVYFFRIEGERKLHEGKFVIL from the coding sequence TTGGGGTCAGGAAGAGAAATTGAATCCTCTTACAGAGTCCAAACAGAAAACAACAGAACAAGCATTGTCGTCAGAAATCTGAATCCCGGTGTTTACTTTTTCAGGATAGAGGGTGAAAGAAAATTACATGAGGGAAAGTTTGTAATTTTATAG